In one window of Dermochelys coriacea isolate rDerCor1 chromosome 3, rDerCor1.pri.v4, whole genome shotgun sequence DNA:
- the NKX2-4 gene encoding homeobox protein Nkx-2.4, protein MSVSPKHTTPFSVTDILSPMEESYKKFGALEGAGHLGSPLGAYRQAQGAQAAPAMQQHAMGGHNGAAAGAYHMPHGVSQFPHSAVGSYCNGGLSNMGELPAYPDSMRNSAAAAASGWYGANPDPRYSTISRFMGPSAGMNMAGMGTLSGIAEAAKTMAPLHAAPRRKRRVLFSQAQVYELERRFKQQKYLSAPEREHLASMIHLTPTQVKIWFQNHRYKMKRQAKDKATPQLQQETSLCQQQPSPRRVAVPVLVKDGKPCQGNPSSTPAAPNQPAPQGASSGGLPASSSAAHQHQSQQVSSLSQAPELEEMSPSPPSLHSQVGGMAPMDTANLDYSSSLVNPNLLYSRTW, encoded by the exons ATGTCGGTGAGCCCCAAGCACACGACGCCCTTCTCCGTCACCGACATCCTGAGCCCCATGGAGGAGAGCTACAAGAAGTTCGGGGCGCTGGAGGGCGCCGGGCACCTGGGCTCCCCGCTGGGGGCTTATCGCCAGGCGCAGGGCGCGCAGGCGGCCCCGGCCATGCAGCAACACGCCATGGGCGGCCACAACGGGGCGGCGGCCGGCGCCTACCACATGCCGCACGGCGTCTCCCAGTTCCCCCACAGCGCCGTGGGGAGCTACTGCAACGGGGGGCTCAGCAACATGGGCGAGCTGCCCGCCTACCCCGACAGCATGCGGAACAGCGCGGCGGCCGCCGCCAGCGGCTGGTACGGGGCCAACCCGGACCCCAGGTACTCCACAA TCTCTAGGTTCATGGGCCCCTCGGCCGGGATGAACATGGCTGGCATGGGCACCCTGAGCGGGATCGCCGAGGCGGCCAAGACCATGGCCCCTCTCCACGCGGCGCCCCGGCGGAAGAGGAGGGTGCTGTTCTCCCAGGCTCAGGTCTACGAGCTGGAGAGGCGGTTTAAGCAGCAGAAGTACCTGTCGGCGCCGGAGCGGGAGCACCTGGCCAGCATGATCCACCTCACCCCGACGCAGGTCAAGATCTGGTTCCAGAACCACCGCTACAAGATGAAGCGGCAGGCGAAGGATAAGGCCACGCCGCAGCTCCAGCAGGAGACCAGcctgtgccagcagcagccctccCCGCGGCGGGTGGCCGTGCCGGTGCTGGTGAAGGACGGGAAACCCTGCCAGGGCAACCCCAGCAGCACCCCGGCGGCGCCCAACCAGCCGGCGCCCCAGGGCGCCTCCAGCGGGGGGCTCCCGGCGTCCAGCAGCGCCGCGCACCAGCATCAGAGCCAGCAGGTCAGCTCGCTGAGCCAGGCCCCGGAGCTGGAGGAGATGTcgcccagccccccctccctccacagccaggTCGGCGGCATGGCCCCGATGGACACAGCCAACCTCGATTACAGCAGCAGCCTGGTCAACCCCAACCTGCTCTACAGCAGGACGTGGTAA